The following is a genomic window from Rutidosis leptorrhynchoides isolate AG116_Rl617_1_P2 chromosome 8, CSIRO_AGI_Rlap_v1, whole genome shotgun sequence.
actaaaaactacactactgtacgattaggtacactgcctataagtgttgtagcaaggtttaggtatatccactctataaataaataaataaataaataacttgtgtaaaattgtatcgtatttaatagtatttcgtagtaaatatataactatttagtatacacctctacgcacatcaactgACACCCGGCCGATAGtcatgaccatcgaccgatggtggaagtcctttgGATAATGAAATTACATTAGCTGGACactaaccgaggcggcaaggttgggaacccaccgaggcggcaaggtagggtttgtgtgaggtcgactgtggtagcctggtcgggtcatgatgttactgattgttcagtatagcatagaaggacgcatgtgttgcgtctggacagttatgcagtggattcagtaaagcggactatcagtagactgtagcctgatcagctaagtcgtgtgctcgtacaagccgtcgatcctcatattggcagttgttgttatatgctggtttaggacgttagcatatatgtgacacttgcatgttcagttgcttatgcttggtctgttagatagtatccattcacttagcagttgagcTAATCCCTCACATtttcaccccttgcaggtttaggtactgctgcttAGTACGGGTGTTGCAGACgggttagaagacatgtttgactacgaaCTTACTCTGATCTTTTCTATTTAAatgatgttttcacgtaacaccgttgTTGTGCATAGTTGGTTTGTAAACAATGTTATGTAAACTTAACTAAGGCTGACTTGGTAATTAAGTATTTACTTCCGTTGTGTTTAAAAAAatagggtgttacaagttggtatcagagcgtggtttagcagcaagtacgtgcgcgtatttgttcctaaatCCTGATTTAAGGCAAACATGTCAGTGGGGtgaggttaagtgaatgtaggatgttgtgtaggttagtgtttagtaaactaacagttatccactaagcttttgtgcgagtgttttgtagcacagatggcagataACAGAGATGTGAacgctacaaacccgatccacccctgaacgttcagtgctccagattcaccccactaagcttttgtgcgagtgttttgtagcacacatatatcttcacaaccatcttcctCATCCATTTTCTTTTACATATCTCCAAATATTCACCCAtcttaaaaaaatcttacatctttACTTATGGGTTCAAGGTTACGTGATTTCAATTCCAATTCGGTAGATCTGCGCGTTGTTCAACTTTTTCAACAAACAGAAGAAAATGAGTCCGAAGTCGACTCCGCACCGTGTATCCAAGAGTTCGAGGTTACATTGCTAAAAATCATGAAGAGGCTGCGGAATGATTGTGGAGAGATTATTTTTGTGAGGCGCCAAAGATTTTTGCAAATGAGTGAGCAAACGTCAATACTATGTCTAGATTACTTTTGTACGTGCGTCATCACTTTGTACAAAAGTGAATACATGCGATCTTCCAATGCACATGATGTTGCAAGATTATATAGTGCACACGAGGAGAGACGTGGTTTTGGGGATATGCTCGGGATTATAGATTGTATGCACTAGGAGTGGAGGAATTGTCATGTTTCTTTAAAAGGACAATACACTCGGGGTGATCACAAGAAACCGACCCTTATGCTTGAAGCAGTTGCTTCATATGACTTGTGGATTTAGCATGCTTTTTTTGGGATGACGGGTTCCAACAATGATATAAACGTTTTGAACCAATCCCCTATTTTTGATAAACTTAAGAATGGAACAGCGCCACCCGCACTATTTGAGGTAAATGGTCATCAGTATATCAAAGGATATTACCTTGTAGACGATATATATCCCGACTGGGCGACTTTAATTAAGGGATATTCGTGTCCCACTGAAGAGCTAACGATTAAGTTTACAAGATTTCAAGCTAGTGCCCCAAAGGATGTAAAGAGGGCATTTGGAGTTCTTCAAGATTGGTTTCATATTTTACGCCTAACTTCACGCACGATGTCAATAAATATGATGCGAAGAGTAATGGACTGTTGTCTCATATTACATAACATGATTCTTGAAGATAATGGAAAGAGAGAGAAGGGATAGGAACGTGCACAACAAAGTTACCGAGGATCTAGTTGAGCATATCTGGAACTTTCCAACGACATTTCGCACCACGAATTAgtttattttatgttttattaattcTATTAATTCTAATAGAGGACGAGATCGAGACATCGTCGAAAGAGAGATAAGGGATAGGGACGTGCACAACCAACTTACCGAGGATCTAGTTGAGCATATCTGGAACTTTCCAACGACATTTCGCACCACGAATTAgtttattttatgttttattaattcTATGTAGTTGTTAAATCCGATGTAATCGTTAAATTATGTAATGTAATGTTGAATTTTAATGAAAACCTAATTTatgtttttttaaatatttaatatgtattttttatgttttattaataGTATTTAATATAGATTTTATTCTATTTGATGCATATTATTTACTTGAATTAattcaaaagaaaaaaaatgaaaaactgGTGGATTCTACAATCATTTGACACAACACTTCAAATTTTGGATTATTGAGGGTCAAATTTTGACACTGTCATGTCACATGCAGATTGCACTCTTTGGCAAAAAAGTGCAAATCTGCATGTGATGTCACAGGCAGAGTTAGATACAGTCTTAGATGGAGTCacggaattaaaaaaaaaaatggttggaatttaaaaaaaaaaaaaaaaaaaaaaaaaacatgagtaaacgatatattttattcacaattttttttttcttcataaactCTTAAAATTACTTTTACCAAATAATGTTAGAAAGTGCAACTTTTAAAAGATAAATTTAAGCTATCTAACATGAAATAATTTGTCAAACATAGCTTTAGTGTCTCTGTGAGGAAATTAGTTGGTAGTTGGAATTTAATTTTGAAGCCGAAGAAATTATTAGTTTGAAGATTTTGATCAAAGTAACTAAAAATTGAAGCTTATAAGTGTGAAACCACTAAAAATGACAAGCAACTAAAGATAAATATTTATACACATAGAGGTTAGTTATACAATTTATTATTTCATAAGCTTAAGAGCTTATTTTAAAATTTAATTGCTGTTCCGTAAGCCAAGACTCTAAGAGTGTGTCCGTGATTAAAGTGATGTGTCATTAGGTGAGAGAAAATATGACGTTGactaattacaacaacaacaacaaaacccaataccacatgagtggtgtatggggaaggtgagatgtagacaatccttcccatatccgagaataaaaacaagtcatttctccactcagagtgaaacactctcaaaagtagagaaagtcatccatctttctattcgacggataaagagattgcttccgaatggacctccggccaataagtaggaaattttttataaaaaaaaaagtaaaataaaattgagacgccatgaaaatggtagaatcaaatttccatgggttttaaatcctgcatgcaattcaatttaggctttaaacggcagtcaagacgccaataaatcgacgcttgctgttgactcaaaAATAGAGCCGTTGACTAATTAGAAAATAGAATATCAAAAGAAAAAATCCACCGTCGGTATACTCACCTCGGAAAACCGATGCCCGAATAGACATCCAGCTGCCGGTATCCATTTCAAGAGCCGCCGTCAGTGGTGGACGGTGATATTGACAAGGGACACCCTCTCCTCTAAGAGCTTATTCTAAAATTTAGTGCAACTAGCTTCCCTTTTAAAGCTTGTTTTTTACATGAGCTACAAAAATTTGGTCACCAAATATTACTGATGGCCTGAGCTTTCAAAAAAACCAAGTTTAGATTCTCATAAAAATTCCAACTTCCAATGCCAAACACACCCTTAACGAGGAAGTAAAACAGATTGCATGTTCAGGATGAATTTTTTAGGTAGCATCTTATAAAGCATAGCATCTGAGGTCTATAAAGAGCTTATACTGGTTTAAAAGAGTTCAACATCAACAAAACTTCTCATACACAAGTGAATATATCTGTACATCTCCATTAAAACAAGTACATAAATTTAGTGCAAAGCATATTGTATTTTAATAAAGAGATCAAGAATGATATGTATCCCATTCAAATTTAGGTTCAGAGAAAACCTCATAATCAATAGGTCCATCTATAACATTCTCAACAGTTTGTATGCTTTGCAATAATGCAGGCTGAAACCCATCATTCTCAGAAGGTAAAAGCTTATGCACTACTAAAACCGCTAGCGTAAATATAGCTTGCAACTTCGTCGAATCCCCTCTAACCGAAAAGAATAACAGCATCGAGATTAAGAACAGATCAACACAAATTCTCATTATAAACAACACCGTATCCATCAATCTCCCGTCGTTTCCAGCAGGAAACCCTCGAACTCTGTAGATGAATAAAAAGTTGTACTTGTCAACCACATACCTGTACCCGAAATAAATTGCACCCACAGGAACAATTAGTGGAGAAAACGAAGAGTAAATTAACGTCAGTGCAAAAATTGTCAAATTGAACGCGTAGTATTGTGCGAAATCAAACGATTGTTTAGGCACAGGTGACGTCCTGCTTATGGGATAATCAGAAAGATCATGTTCGTGTATGTCATCCGTTTCATTTGGAATAATTAAGCGTCGTTCAAGACCCTCGTTATCTTGATTTTCTTCAAGTGCATACTCCTCACTTTGTTCTGGTACAAGTTGCAACATATCGTTCTTTCTGAACTTTTGAAGTTTCCTTTTAATCCAAGGGATTGGTGCTAATAAATCAAACGAAATCCCCAAAAAAGTACTTGTGATGAGAAATGCAACGGATGAAAGACACGATCTTGACAAAAACGAAGCACTCATATACTCTTCGATCCGTTTACAATCTTCACCATCCAAATAGCACCGACCCATTTTCAAAATTGCACTTTCTAGAGATGATTCAACGAGTGCTCTCAACAGAATCAGGTTTACCAAAAAGAAACACACCATCTTCAAAAGTGCAGCCCGTTGCTCACTGGAAACAGTAAGATGACGCTCGAATTTGGACAGATAAGATAAAGCAGACGGGACCACAATATACATGCTCACGAAAATAAGAACATTTGGTAAAAACTGAAATATTATAGTTGCTAACCAGCTTGAGCTTTGCAACCAATCAAACCATGATTGAGCATTATCCATTGCTTCTGCATTAATAATCCTCCCAGCACTCTTAAGAGCACTAATTACAGCAAGAGGAGAACTGCAAAACAAGAGCAGTAATAACAAGCATGTGTTCACAAACACCCTTCGAAGCCTATGAGATAGTTTTGTTGACCCCAAATGGTTCCAATATATATCAGTTGCTAATGGCGCCCTTTCAACCTTCCAATGATTCCTCTGAAGTTGCAACTCCATAACAGAAAAAAACTTCCCGACCCGTTTCTTCTTTTCATTACGAAAATCTTGAACTGCCTTATTCGCAGTGTAAACATCTTTAAACACCACAAATGCAATTCCAGCACCTTTTGCTCTTCCATCTTTATAAGCCGCCATTTCCATCTCTAAATCAGCTCTTCGTTCCTGCAATTTTCGCAATCTTTCATCATCCGAAAACCCTAATGCATCACTAATCCGCCTCCATAAATCCTTCACTTCTTGCCATAAAGCATCCAACTTTCCTCTTATTCCATCATAAGACTCAACCATGATTCCATAGTTCATATCTTCATACAACAAAGCTTGTGATTCCATTTTACTCACTAATTTCGTAACATCTTCCCTAACTTTAACCAAATCTGTCGCCAAATCATCCAAAGCGCATAAATCCATCGGTACGATTACCTTATAAATCTTTCCTGGATACTTATGTCGAAAATACTCAACCAAGGCATCTTTTTCAGTCCCTAAATTTTTCGGTATTCCTTGTATCATTAACGTAAATATAGCAGATGAATTCGCACTACTAGGATCACTAGGGTTCCCATATCCATCTCTAAACCTAGTAATTTTCAATCTCCCTTCAATTTCATTAATTCCATAGTGAACTAACACAACAACAAACACGAGAAACACAAAATGAACCCAAAGTAAACCCGAACCTTTCGCTATATGATTAATCGTCGTCATCGAAAACTGATCAACCATAGAAACCGTTCCAGCATACATATTCAATGGCAACAATACAGTAACAGAAAAAATCGAAATCAATATAATTAACGAAAAGCTACCACCTTCAATTAACAGATACTGCGCGGCATCAGCACCGCAGTGGCGCGCAATCTCACGACCGGTGGCGTGCCAAACGGCGAGAAGCTTAGATACAACGGCGGTCGGACCGGGCATGCGACGGTGATCGCTACGGAGCTTAACGAAAAGGAAAATGAGAACGCAGGTGATTGTGCCGATAGCAGATATAT
Proteins encoded in this region:
- the LOC139861725 gene encoding CSC1-like protein At4g35870, which produces MNLAPQSPFNTMTDHAISISPSSAGDDYLEPTWYGNIQYLLNISAIGTITCVLIFLFVKLRSDHRRMPGPTAVVSKLLAVWHATGREIARHCGADAAQYLLIEGGSFSLIILISIFSVTVLLPLNMYAGTVSMVDQFSMTTINHIAKGSGLLWVHFVFLVFVVVLVHYGINEIEGRLKITRFRDGYGNPSDPSSANSSAIFTLMIQGIPKNLGTEKDALVEYFRHKYPGKIYKVIVPMDLCALDDLATDLVKVREDVTKLVSKMESQALLYEDMNYGIMVESYDGIRGKLDALWQEVKDLWRRISDALGFSDDERLRKLQERRADLEMEMAAYKDGRAKGAGIAFVVFKDVYTANKAVQDFRNEKKKRVGKFFSVMELQLQRNHWKVERAPLATDIYWNHLGSTKLSHRLRRVFVNTCLLLLLLFCSSPLAVISALKSAGRIINAEAMDNAQSWFDWLQSSSWLATIIFQFLPNVLIFVSMYIVVPSALSYLSKFERHLTVSSEQRAALLKMVCFFLVNLILLRALVESSLESAILKMGRCYLDGEDCKRIEEYMSASFLSRSCLSSVAFLITSTFLGISFDLLAPIPWIKRKLQKFRKNDMLQLVPEQSEEYALEENQDNEGLERRLIIPNETDDIHEHDLSDYPISRTSPVPKQSFDFAQYYAFNLTIFALTLIYSSFSPLIVPVGAIYFGYRYVVDKYNFLFIYRVRGFPAGNDGRLMDTVLFIMRICVDLFLISMLLFFSVRGDSTKLQAIFTLAVLVVHKLLPSENDGFQPALLQSIQTVENVIDGPIDYEVFSEPKFEWDTYHS